One Rhodoferax ferrireducens T118 DNA segment encodes these proteins:
- a CDS encoding IS4 family transposase — MHQGKLVFAQLMLYVPLSTFRRCVADHRGEHKVKDFSCLDQFFAMAFAQLTYRESLRDIEVNLRAQVRRLYHMGFRCQTISRNTLANANATRRWQIYADFAQHLIGLARPLYATEPFGLELDAAVYAFDASTIDLCQSVFAWAPFRSTKAAIKLHTLLDLRGNIPSFIHITDGKTHEVNVMDDLVLEPGAFCLMDRGYLDFARLFVIHEAQAFFVTRAKSNTKFKRRYSHPVDRINTTVLCDQTGVLTTYYAGKDYPTTLRRVVVKDDTGKRLVFLTNNFALKPELIADLYRQRWQVELFFKWIKQHLRIKVFFGTSENAVKTQIWIAISTYLLIAITKKRLRLDHHSLYEILQILSLSMFETIPINQLLMPPSTNSEPDFEPNQLALL, encoded by the coding sequence ATGCACCAAGGCAAGCTCGTATTTGCGCAACTCATGCTCTATGTGCCGCTGAGCACGTTTCGTCGCTGTGTGGCCGACCACCGTGGCGAACACAAGGTCAAAGACTTCTCGTGTCTGGATCAGTTCTTCGCCATGGCATTCGCGCAGTTGACCTACCGCGAATCTCTGCGCGACATCGAAGTCAACCTTCGCGCTCAGGTGCGTCGGCTGTACCACATGGGGTTTCGCTGCCAGACGATTTCGCGCAATACGTTGGCCAACGCGAACGCCACACGGCGATGGCAGATCTATGCCGACTTCGCCCAGCATCTGATTGGCTTGGCGCGTCCCCTGTATGCCACGGAGCCGTTTGGGCTGGAACTCGACGCTGCGGTTTACGCGTTCGACGCCAGCACCATCGACCTGTGTCAGTCTGTTTTTGCCTGGGCACCGTTTCGCTCGACCAAGGCGGCCATCAAGTTGCACACACTTCTGGACCTGCGCGGCAATATTCCCAGTTTCATTCACATCACCGACGGCAAGACGCACGAGGTCAACGTAATGGACGATCTGGTGCTGGAGCCGGGGGCGTTTTGCCTGATGGACCGGGGCTATCTCGATTTCGCACGACTGTTTGTGATTCACGAGGCACAAGCCTTCTTTGTGACGCGCGCCAAAAGCAACACCAAATTCAAACGGCGCTACTCGCATCCGGTCGATCGGATCAATACCACTGTGCTGTGCGACCAAACGGGCGTGCTCACGACCTACTATGCAGGCAAGGATTACCCCACGACGCTGCGCCGGGTGGTGGTCAAGGACGACACCGGAAAACGGCTGGTGTTTTTGACCAACAACTTTGCCTTGAAGCCCGAGCTGATCGCCGATCTTTACCGCCAGCGCTGGCAGGTCGAATTGTTCTTCAAGTGGATCAAGCAGCACCTGCGCATCAAGGTGTTCTTTGGCACCAGCGAGAACGCGGTCAAGACGCAGATATGGATTGCCATATCGACTTACCTGTTGATCGCCATCACGAAGAAACGTCTGCGTCTTGATCATCACAGCCTGTATGAAATATTACAAATCTTGAGCCTGTCCATGTTTGAAACTATCCCGATTAATCAACTACTTATGCCACCCTCAACGAATTCAGAGCCGGATTTCGAGCCCAATCAGCTCGCTCTCCTCTGA
- a CDS encoding DUF4148 domain-containing protein: MKTKFAAISLVLASGLIAGTPALAGVTREQVRAELVEAIRTGDMPANGEQSRKLNELYPSLYPAKQVRASLTREQVKAELTEAVRTGDMLANGEQSLKLNELYPSMYPAKQVQASLSREQVKAELAESIRSGNYMISDNGQKCNEAHPSMHPAG; encoded by the coding sequence ATGAAAACCAAATTTGCCGCCATTTCCCTGGTCCTCGCCTCTGGCCTGATCGCTGGCACCCCAGCTCTGGCCGGTGTCACGCGCGAACAAGTGAGAGCCGAACTGGTCGAAGCCATTCGTACCGGCGACATGCCTGCCAATGGAGAGCAAAGCCGCAAGCTTAATGAGTTGTACCCGAGTCTCTATCCAGCAAAACAAGTACGGGCGAGCCTCACGCGTGAACAAGTAAAAGCCGAGCTGACCGAAGCGGTCCGTACTGGTGACATGCTGGCTAATGGAGAGCAGAGCCTTAAGCTCAATGAGCTGTACCCGAGTATGTATCCCGCCAAACAGGTGCAGGCGAGCCTCAGTCGCGAACAGGTGAAGGCCGAGCTGGCCGAATCCATTCGCAGCGGCAATTACATGATTTCGGACAATGGTCAAAAATGCAACGAGGCGCACCCCAGCATGCATCCCGCTGGGTGA
- a CDS encoding ATP-binding protein, with amino-acid sequence MLLLAKAENGLVVPSRQVVHLAAEVQTLFDYYDAVAEEKHLQFRLESDGEVSADRLMLRLALGNLLSNAVRHSAVNTTIQVNIWSSADAISIAMKNTGDTIPAEYLDRVFDRFFRVDPSRQRSIEGTGLGLAITKSIVLAHGGKTAASADGVTTFTISLPRVA; translated from the coding sequence ATGCTGCTGCTCGCCAAGGCCGAAAACGGTCTGGTGGTCCCGAGCCGACAAGTCGTCCATCTGGCAGCAGAGGTTCAGACACTGTTTGACTACTACGATGCAGTAGCTGAAGAAAAGCATCTGCAGTTCAGGCTTGAAAGCGATGGCGAGGTCAGCGCAGACCGGCTGATGTTGCGCCTGGCACTAGGCAACCTGCTCTCTAACGCTGTGCGTCATTCGGCGGTGAATACGACCATCCAGGTCAACATCTGGTCTAGCGCGGACGCCATCTCGATTGCGATGAAAAACACCGGCGACACCATTCCTGCGGAATATTTGGATCGTGTCTTCGACCGCTTCTTCCGGGTTGATCCGTCACGACAACGTAGCATCGAAGGCACGGGGCTGGGCTTGGCCATCACCAAGTCGATTGTGCTGGCCCATGGCGGCAAAACCGCCGCCTCCGCCGACGGTGTGACCACTTTTACCATCTCCCTGCCACGCGTCGCCTGA
- a CDS encoding heavy-metal-associated domain-containing protein, which yields MKTSVIEVHDMLSVLSVDEVEERIGAVPGVESVTVNFAARSATVRYDETRLEVGDIKSAVRQRGYEPVVPSASVRADSATAVRQDKAVPLTAPTPAPAPLAATPEATPGPADLAGNKQEGQAASDKI from the coding sequence ATGAAAACAAGCGTTATTGAAGTTCACGACATGCTCTCGGTATTGAGCGTGGATGAAGTGGAAGAACGCATTGGCGCGGTTCCAGGTGTCGAGAGCGTTACTGTGAATTTTGCTGCGAGGAGCGCCACTGTGCGCTACGACGAAACGCGACTTGAGGTCGGCGACATCAAGTCGGCCGTGCGCCAGCGTGGGTATGAGCCCGTCGTGCCGAGCGCCTCGGTGAGAGCCGATTCCGCAACCGCCGTACGACAAGACAAAGCGGTGCCGTTGACGGCACCGACACCTGCCCCAGCCCCGTTGGCCGCAACACCCGAAGCCACGCCTGGGCCCGCCGATCTTGCAGGCAACAAACAAGAGGGCCAGGCGGCTTCGGACAAGATTTAG
- a CDS encoding heavy metal translocating P-type ATPase: MKTSVIAVRDMLSVLSVLEVEKRIGEVRGVKSVTVNYAAGNATVRYDETQLEVGDIKSAVRQHSYESVAPAAAAGEGHTTQGVPPSTSNAPVTETAPDAPAAPAVEPTAAGTIYTCPMHPEIRQDHPGNCPKCGMTLEPELPKLDDDENPELRDFSRRFWWTLPLTVIVFVLAMFGHFQHWMDGGVQSWVELVLATPIVLWAGWPFFVRGWQSVVKRSLNMWTLIGLGTGAAYIYSVAATVAPQIFPASFVSMGRVAVYFEAAAVIISLTLMGQLLELKARSQTSAAIKSLLGLAPKTARRILPDGTEEDVPLSNVHVGDALRVRPGEKVPVDGTVTEGSSAVDESMLTGEPVPVSKRLGDKVIGATLNTSGALVIRAEKVGSATMLAQIVQMVAQAQRSRAPMQRMADVVAGYFVAAVMVIAVLTFSVWGLFGPEPSWVFGLVNAVAVLIIACPCALGLATPMSIMVATGLGATRGVLFRDAAAIENLRKIDTLIIDKTGTLTEGHPAFDRAVPAAGFEADEVLRLAASLDQGSEHPLAETIVRAARERGMTLDKPENFESASGIGVRAQVAGQQLALGNSTMMQQINVSVAPLMSQAEGLRAEGASVMHLAVDGKLAGLLAVSDPIKQSTPEALATLKAAGLRIVMATGDGLTTAKAVGARLGIAEVHGEVKPADKLLLVEKLQKEGRIVAMAGDGINDAPALAKADVGVAMGTGTDVAMNSAQLTLIKGDLRALATARLLSEATVANMKQNLLFALLYNGLAIPIAAGVLYPLTGWLLSPMIAALTMSLSSVSVIGNALRLKRTKLAGNTQPGKTAETAVVPDKPAPEETVKASGAPKNQEPDKRPSE; this comes from the coding sequence ATGAAGACGAGCGTTATTGCGGTGCGCGACATGTTGTCGGTATTGAGCGTGCTGGAAGTCGAAAAACGCATTGGCGAGGTGCGCGGTGTCAAAAGCGTTACCGTGAATTACGCGGCGGGCAACGCCACCGTTCGTTATGACGAAACCCAGCTGGAAGTCGGCGATATCAAGTCGGCCGTGCGCCAGCACAGTTACGAATCCGTCGCACCAGCCGCTGCTGCCGGTGAAGGCCATACAACACAGGGCGTCCCGCCGTCTACATCTAACGCCCCTGTGACGGAAACTGCCCCGGACGCGCCTGCCGCCCCAGCAGTAGAACCGACCGCCGCCGGCACAATCTACACCTGCCCGATGCACCCCGAGATTCGCCAGGACCATCCCGGCAACTGCCCCAAGTGCGGCATGACGCTGGAGCCCGAACTGCCCAAGCTCGATGACGATGAAAATCCGGAGTTACGCGACTTCTCACGTCGCTTCTGGTGGACCCTGCCGTTGACAGTCATCGTCTTCGTCCTGGCCATGTTTGGCCATTTTCAGCATTGGATGGATGGGGGGGTGCAGAGCTGGGTTGAACTGGTTCTTGCAACACCGATTGTGTTGTGGGCTGGTTGGCCCTTCTTTGTGCGTGGCTGGCAGTCGGTGGTGAAACGCAGCCTGAACATGTGGACGCTGATCGGTCTGGGCACCGGTGCTGCTTACATCTATAGCGTTGCGGCCACCGTGGCACCCCAGATTTTCCCGGCCTCGTTCGTGTCCATGGGACGGGTTGCGGTGTATTTTGAAGCGGCGGCGGTGATCATTTCGCTCACCCTGATGGGCCAACTGCTGGAACTCAAGGCCAGGTCCCAGACCTCGGCGGCGATCAAGTCGCTGCTCGGACTGGCCCCCAAGACGGCGCGTCGCATTCTTCCCGATGGCACTGAGGAAGACGTGCCCCTGAGCAACGTCCACGTCGGAGATGCCCTGCGCGTGCGTCCGGGCGAAAAAGTGCCCGTGGACGGTACCGTGACCGAGGGCAGCAGCGCGGTCGATGAATCCATGCTGACTGGGGAACCCGTGCCGGTGAGCAAGCGACTGGGCGACAAGGTGATCGGTGCGACGCTCAATACCAGTGGCGCCCTGGTCATACGGGCCGAAAAAGTGGGGTCCGCCACCATGCTGGCGCAGATCGTGCAAATGGTGGCCCAGGCGCAACGCTCCAGGGCGCCGATGCAACGCATGGCTGATGTGGTGGCTGGTTACTTTGTCGCCGCCGTCATGGTCATTGCCGTATTGACTTTCTCTGTTTGGGGGCTGTTCGGGCCGGAGCCGAGTTGGGTTTTCGGCCTCGTCAACGCGGTGGCGGTGCTGATTATCGCCTGCCCTTGCGCCTTGGGACTGGCGACGCCGATGTCCATCATGGTGGCCACCGGGCTGGGGGCCACGCGCGGTGTGCTGTTCCGCGACGCGGCGGCGATCGAGAACCTGCGCAAGATTGACACCCTCATCATCGACAAGACCGGCACCCTGACCGAGGGGCACCCGGCGTTCGATCGGGCGGTCCCTGCGGCAGGGTTTGAGGCCGACGAGGTACTGCGCCTGGCCGCGAGCCTGGACCAGGGCAGCGAGCACCCATTGGCCGAGACGATCGTTCGCGCAGCGCGCGAGCGTGGAATGACGCTGGACAAGCCGGAAAACTTTGAATCCGCTTCGGGCATCGGCGTGCGCGCTCAGGTCGCGGGGCAGCAGCTTGCCCTTGGCAATAGCACCATGATGCAGCAGATCAATGTCTCGGTTGCGCCTCTCATGTCGCAGGCTGAAGGCTTGCGTGCTGAAGGTGCCAGCGTCATGCATCTGGCGGTCGATGGCAAGCTGGCCGGCCTGCTGGCGGTGTCCGATCCGATCAAGCAGAGTACACCCGAAGCCTTGGCGACTTTAAAAGCGGCCGGCCTGCGCATCGTGATGGCCACTGGCGACGGCCTAACCACCGCCAAGGCCGTGGGGGCGCGACTGGGCATCGCAGAGGTGCATGGCGAAGTGAAGCCCGCTGACAAACTTCTGCTGGTGGAAAAGCTGCAAAAAGAAGGACGCATCGTGGCGATGGCCGGAGACGGCATCAACGATGCACCAGCGTTGGCCAAAGCGGATGTCGGCGTGGCCATGGGCACCGGCACCGATGTGGCCATGAACAGTGCACAACTTACGTTGATCAAGGGTGATTTGCGCGCGCTCGCCACCGCGCGCTTGCTCTCCGAAGCGACGGTGGCCAATATGAAGCAAAACCTGCTGTTCGCCCTGCTCTATAACGGGTTGGCGATTCCGATTGCGGCCGGCGTGCTGTATCCGCTGACCGGCTGGCTGCTCTCGCCCATGATCGCGGCCCTGACCATGAGCCTGAGTTCGGTTTCGGTGATTGGCAATGCGCTGCGCTTGAAGCGGACCAAACTGGCTGGCAACACTCAGCCTGGCAAGACTGCGGAAACTGCGGTGGTGCCTGACAAACCCGCACCCGAAGAAACAGTCAAGGCTTCGGGTGCACCCAAAAACCAGGAGCCCGACAAGAGACCATCCGAGTGA
- the pgm gene encoding phosphoglucomutase (alpha-D-glucose-1,6-bisphosphate-dependent), whose product MNINPLAGKLAQQAMLVNVPKLITAYYCNRPDPSAPGQRVAFGTSGHRGSAFDVSFNEWHVLAISQAICDYRKLQGIDGPLFLGIDTHALSVPACASALEVLAANGVEVMLSEHDEYTPTPAVSHAILTYNRSRTVGFADGIVITPSHNPPDNGGFKYNPRNGGPADSQITGWIQARSNALLEGGLQGVQKIAYEKALRSRTTHRHNFLNAYVSDLGNVLDMEAIRGANIRMGVDPMGGAGVHYWGQIAERYRLNLTLVNEVVDPTFRFMTVDWDGQIRMDPSSPYAMQSLIGLKDHFDIAFACDTDHDRHGIVTRNAGLLPPNHYLSVAIFYLFQHRPQWSQYAAVGKTVVSSQMIDRVTTKLGRKLYETPVGFKWFAAGLLDGSLGFGGEESAGASFVRLDGSVWTTDKDGIVPALLSAEISARMGRDPGEIYHELAREFGEHFYDRAEASATPDQKQILAKLSPQQVQSTALAGEKIQRILTQAPGNDAAIGGLKVVAKSGWFAARPSGTEEIYKIYAESFRGTDHLHRILEEAQTIVSDALVKGGAARVADPVKS is encoded by the coding sequence ATGAATATAAATCCACTGGCGGGAAAGCTTGCCCAGCAGGCGATGCTGGTCAATGTGCCCAAACTCATCACGGCCTACTACTGCAATAGGCCGGACCCTTCGGCGCCCGGGCAAAGAGTCGCATTTGGCACTTCGGGACATCGCGGCTCAGCTTTCGATGTGTCATTCAACGAATGGCATGTCCTTGCCATTAGTCAAGCCATTTGCGACTACCGCAAGCTGCAGGGTATAGATGGCCCGCTCTTTCTCGGGATCGACACGCACGCGCTGTCTGTGCCTGCCTGTGCCAGCGCGCTCGAAGTGCTGGCAGCCAACGGTGTGGAGGTCATGCTCTCCGAGCACGACGAATACACACCAACACCGGCAGTTTCTCACGCCATACTCACCTACAACCGCAGCCGCACTGTGGGCTTCGCCGATGGCATAGTCATCACGCCCTCGCACAACCCGCCCGACAACGGCGGCTTCAAGTACAACCCACGTAACGGCGGTCCGGCCGATAGCCAGATCACCGGATGGATCCAAGCCAGGTCCAATGCGCTTCTGGAAGGTGGCCTACAGGGCGTGCAAAAAATCGCTTACGAGAAGGCCCTGCGTTCCCGTACCACCCACCGCCACAACTTCCTCAACGCTTACGTGAGCGATCTTGGCAACGTGCTTGATATGGAGGCGATCCGCGGCGCGAACATCCGCATGGGTGTCGATCCAATGGGTGGCGCCGGCGTTCACTATTGGGGCCAGATTGCCGAGCGCTATCGTCTCAATCTCACGCTTGTGAACGAAGTGGTTGATCCGACTTTCCGGTTCATGACGGTCGATTGGGATGGTCAGATTCGCATGGATCCGTCCTCGCCTTACGCCATGCAGAGTCTGATCGGTCTCAAGGATCACTTCGACATCGCCTTCGCCTGTGACACCGACCATGATCGCCATGGGATCGTCACGCGAAACGCGGGCTTGCTGCCACCCAACCACTATCTTTCGGTCGCCATTTTCTACCTCTTCCAGCATCGACCCCAGTGGAGCCAATATGCGGCGGTTGGCAAGACGGTGGTCAGCAGCCAGATGATTGATCGCGTCACGACAAAACTTGGCCGCAAGCTCTACGAGACGCCGGTCGGTTTCAAGTGGTTTGCGGCTGGATTGCTCGACGGCTCGCTGGGCTTTGGAGGGGAAGAAAGCGCGGGTGCCTCTTTTGTGCGTCTGGACGGCAGCGTCTGGACGACAGACAAAGACGGCATTGTCCCGGCTTTGCTGTCGGCAGAGATTAGCGCGCGCATGGGTCGTGATCCGGGTGAGATTTACCACGAGTTGGCGCGTGAGTTCGGTGAACATTTTTATGATCGGGCAGAGGCGTCCGCCACGCCGGATCAAAAACAAATACTGGCAAAACTCTCGCCGCAGCAGGTTCAATCTACAGCCCTGGCTGGCGAAAAAATCCAACGCATCCTGACCCAGGCACCTGGCAATGACGCCGCCATCGGCGGCTTGAAAGTGGTGGCAAAGAGCGGTTGGTTCGCGGCCCGTCCGTCCGGCACAGAAGAGATCTACAAAATCTATGCAGAGAGCTTTCGTGGCACCGACCACCTGCATCGCATTTTGGAGGAAGCTCAGACCATCGTCAGTGACGCGCTTGTAAAAGGGGGCGCCGCCAGAGTCGCGGACCCGGTGAAATCATGA
- a CDS encoding glucoamylase family protein — translation MNTDKPTIDAELESLQRDTFRYFLLWTNPQNGLVLDKTAANWPASIAATGLALAAYPVAVERGFITRAAAIGIVLTTLRFFWNSPQGPEPDATGYQGFYYHFLDMQTGRRAWQCELSTVDSAILLAGALTVGAYFNADTTEEKEIRAVADELYRRADWSWAQNGGLTVTHGWKPESGFLAYRWEGYDEALVLYILGLGSPTHPLPQSSYAAWASTYEWKNSYGYDYLYAGPLFTHQISHLWIDFRGIQDAFMREKGIDYFENTRRATYVQQQYAIDNPLKFAGYGKHCWGITASDGPGPETVKVKGIERHFLDYVGRGVPYGPDDGTIAPWAVVASLPFAPEIVLPAIDFLVHEVELKTGNPCGFKATFNPTYPHKRSNPHGWVSPWHYGLNQGPIVLMIENYRTGLLWRLMRDSSYIASGLQRASFSGGWL, via the coding sequence ATGAACACCGACAAACCCACGATTGACGCCGAGCTGGAATCGCTTCAACGCGATACCTTCCGCTACTTTCTGCTCTGGACCAATCCGCAAAATGGACTGGTGCTCGATAAGACTGCGGCGAATTGGCCCGCCAGCATTGCTGCCACCGGCCTCGCCCTGGCGGCGTATCCGGTCGCAGTTGAGCGCGGCTTCATCACGCGCGCAGCGGCAATCGGGATAGTACTGACCACACTGCGATTCTTTTGGAACAGCCCGCAAGGTCCCGAGCCCGACGCCACCGGTTACCAAGGCTTTTATTATCATTTTCTCGACATGCAGACCGGACGGCGTGCCTGGCAATGCGAATTGTCGACTGTGGACAGCGCCATTCTGCTCGCCGGTGCGTTGACTGTTGGCGCCTATTTCAATGCGGATACGACTGAGGAAAAGGAAATACGCGCCGTCGCTGACGAACTTTATCGCCGTGCTGATTGGTCGTGGGCGCAAAACGGTGGCCTAACGGTGACGCACGGTTGGAAGCCTGAAAGCGGATTTCTCGCGTACCGTTGGGAAGGCTACGACGAGGCGCTTGTACTGTATATCCTGGGACTCGGCTCGCCCACCCATCCGCTGCCGCAGAGCAGCTACGCAGCGTGGGCTTCCACTTACGAATGGAAAAATAGTTACGGATACGATTATCTTTACGCCGGGCCGTTGTTCACGCATCAGATTTCGCATCTCTGGATCGATTTTCGTGGCATTCAGGACGCGTTCATGCGCGAAAAAGGCATCGACTATTTCGAGAACACCCGCCGCGCAACCTATGTGCAGCAACAATACGCGATCGACAATCCGCTCAAGTTCGCGGGTTATGGCAAACACTGCTGGGGAATCACCGCGAGCGACGGCCCCGGTCCCGAGACCGTCAAAGTGAAAGGCATCGAGCGCCACTTCCTCGATTACGTGGGACGAGGAGTGCCATATGGACCCGACGATGGCACCATCGCGCCGTGGGCGGTGGTGGCGTCGCTACCGTTCGCGCCGGAGATCGTGTTGCCGGCAATCGACTTTCTGGTGCATGAGGTCGAACTGAAAACGGGCAATCCCTGCGGCTTCAAGGCAACGTTCAATCCGACCTACCCGCACAAGCGCAGCAATCCCCACGGCTGGGTATCGCCGTGGCATTACGGCCTGAATCAGGGACCGATCGTTTTGATGATCGAGAATTACCGCACCGGTCTCTTGTGGCGGCTCATGCGAGATAGCTCTTATATCGCCAGCGGCTTGCAACGTGCGAGTTTTAGCGGCGGGTGGTTATGA
- a CDS encoding heavy metal-binding domain-containing protein encodes MNRPHQPSVMPTSPKPVVASTTHYTCPMHPEIDKPQPGNCPKCGMTLVPVA; translated from the coding sequence ATGAATCGCCCACATCAACCATCTGTCATGCCAACGTCACCGAAACCCGTGGTGGCGAGCACCACCCACTACACCTGCCCGATGCATCCGGAAATTGACAAACCGCAACCCGGCAACTGCCCCAAATGCGGGATGACGTTGGTTCCGGTTGCCTGA
- a CDS encoding DUF3014 domain-containing protein yields the protein MEQEQCEDFMKHLSRWLFAGFLLVCLGGGAYLWWQHGQGVAPVPEPAPVAAAPSVTEPTPPAKPLIRHPIEALQPSLPELAGLPAVGDSGNLVKDALIDLLGRRAVLSFLTIDDFVRHLVVTVDSLARGHAASRLWPVLPTPARILVVEHRDGTYLADGNADRYTPFVRFSTSVDTVKAAALYVRLYPLFQQAYEELGYPGKYFNDRLIEVIDQLLETPELTGPVKLTLTQVQGPIPVTRPWVRYEFADRSLESRPAGQKILLRMGSANARLLKAKLAEFRARIATRNADR from the coding sequence TTGGAACAGGAGCAATGCGAGGACTTCATGAAGCATTTGTCAAGATGGCTCTTTGCGGGCTTCCTTTTGGTTTGCCTTGGCGGCGGTGCATACCTATGGTGGCAGCATGGGCAAGGTGTAGCACCAGTTCCAGAACCAGCGCCGGTCGCAGCAGCGCCTTCAGTCACGGAACCGACGCCTCCCGCCAAGCCGCTGATCCGTCATCCCATTGAAGCGCTTCAGCCATCACTTCCCGAGCTAGCCGGACTGCCGGCAGTCGGCGATTCGGGCAACTTGGTAAAGGATGCCTTGATCGACTTGCTCGGTCGAAGGGCGGTGCTTTCGTTCCTGACTATCGACGACTTCGTGCGCCACCTCGTGGTCACCGTCGATAGCCTGGCTAGGGGACACGCAGCGTCCCGTTTGTGGCCGGTGCTGCCCACGCCCGCCCGCATCCTGGTCGTCGAACATCGCGATGGCACCTATCTGGCCGATGGCAACGCCGATCGCTACACGCCATTTGTCCGATTCAGTACGTCGGTCGATACGGTCAAGGCCGCTGCGCTGTATGTGCGGCTGTATCCGCTCTTCCAGCAGGCCTACGAGGAACTCGGCTATCCGGGCAAATACTTCAACGATCGCTTGATTGAGGTCATTGACCAACTTCTGGAAACGCCTGAACTGACGGGGCCAGTCAAGTTGACGTTAACCCAAGTACAGGGACCGATTCCAGTGACGAGACCCTGGGTCAGGTACGAATTCGCGGACCGTTCACTGGAGTCCCGCCCGGCCGGACAAAAGATACTTCTCCGGATGGGTAGCGCGAATGCTCGTCTGCTCAAGGCCAAACTGGCGGAGTTTCGCGCGCGCATTGCGACTCGCAACGCGGATCGATGA
- a CDS encoding putative Na+/H+ antiporter: protein MSNIEVVAAALFAFALVHTFSTKFFERLAHNHPRHAGLFHLLGEVEVVFGFWAVVLIATMALLVGGSQAIEYAESRQYTEPLFVFVIMVVAASRPVVEVIQALVAFIARLAPFRTVVAQVWLCLALVPLIGSLITEPAAMTLAALMLSPMVFRPGIPEWLKYGALGVLFVNISIGGTLTSFAAPPVLMVATTWNWDSAFMASHFGWKAVVAVLINATVITFLLRRHFPHVRPMSVQVDKERIPPLVSTIHMAFLSAVVAFAHHPVIFLGLFLLFMGFTHAYARYQTPLILKEALLVGFFLAGLVVLGGMQQWWLQPIVSSLEPTALFFGALGLTAITDNAALTYLGSLIEGMSGLAKYMLVAGAVAGGGLTVIANAPNPAGVALLKQGFNDESIGAGELLLGAALPTMVAAVMFLL, encoded by the coding sequence ATGTCAAACATCGAAGTTGTTGCTGCCGCTCTTTTTGCGTTCGCGTTGGTCCACACCTTTTCAACCAAGTTCTTTGAGCGGCTCGCTCACAACCACCCAAGGCACGCGGGTCTGTTCCACCTGCTTGGTGAAGTGGAGGTCGTTTTCGGCTTCTGGGCGGTCGTGCTCATCGCCACCATGGCCCTCCTGGTGGGCGGTTCACAAGCCATCGAGTACGCCGAGTCGCGGCAATACACAGAGCCCTTGTTTGTGTTCGTCATCATGGTGGTGGCCGCGTCCCGACCAGTTGTAGAGGTCATCCAAGCGCTGGTCGCCTTTATCGCCAGGCTCGCACCATTCCGCACGGTTGTGGCTCAGGTCTGGCTTTGCCTTGCGCTGGTGCCACTGATTGGTTCCCTGATTACCGAGCCAGCGGCAATGACGCTTGCTGCGCTGATGCTCAGCCCCATGGTGTTCCGTCCCGGCATTCCCGAGTGGCTGAAGTACGGCGCACTTGGCGTCCTGTTCGTGAACATTTCCATTGGCGGCACCTTGACCTCCTTCGCGGCCCCTCCCGTTCTCATGGTGGCGACTACCTGGAACTGGGACAGCGCATTCATGGCGAGTCACTTCGGCTGGAAGGCTGTCGTCGCTGTCCTCATCAACGCCACAGTCATTACTTTTCTGCTGCGTCGACATTTTCCCCATGTTCGACCCATGTCTGTCCAGGTGGACAAAGAGCGTATTCCACCTCTCGTCAGCACGATTCACATGGCTTTTCTGTCGGCCGTCGTGGCGTTCGCGCACCACCCGGTGATATTCCTTGGACTGTTTCTGCTCTTCATGGGCTTTACACACGCGTATGCCAGATACCAGACACCACTCATTCTGAAGGAGGCACTGCTCGTCGGATTCTTCCTTGCCGGCCTGGTGGTACTCGGGGGCATGCAGCAATGGTGGCTGCAGCCGATTGTGTCCAGCCTGGAGCCGACCGCTCTGTTCTTTGGCGCCCTGGGGCTGACGGCGATAACCGACAACGCTGCACTGACGTACCTGGGGTCACTCATTGAAGGCATGAGCGGTTTGGCCAAATACATGCTGGTTGCGGGCGCAGTCGCCGGCGGTGGTCTGACTGTGATTGCGAACGCGCCAAACCCCGCTGGCGTGGCCCTACTCAAACAAGGCTTCAATGATGAGTCAATTGGCGCTGGTGAGCTGCTCCTCGGCGCGGCGCTACCCACCATGGTCGCGGCTGTGATGTTCCTGCTGTAG
- a CDS encoding universal stress protein translates to MVEAVARSPLLKELRCEVVMAGDETAIGREHLEWAKTSLSVAGFDVQVAVVAGEPETVLPHYLKAHSVDLLVIGAYGHSRIRQLIVAVASPRRCCEQARCQFWCCAEVIQTAATSQDLIFH, encoded by the coding sequence ATGGTGGAAGCCGTGGCGCGCAGCCCGCTGCTCAAAGAGCTTCGGTGCGAAGTTGTGATGGCGGGGGACGAAACAGCAATCGGACGTGAGCATCTTGAGTGGGCAAAGACCAGTTTGTCTGTGGCCGGATTCGACGTGCAGGTCGCGGTCGTGGCCGGAGAACCTGAAACGGTCTTGCCGCATTACCTGAAGGCGCATTCTGTTGACCTGCTGGTCATTGGTGCCTACGGGCATTCGCGCATTCGCCAGCTCATCGTCGCGGTAGCATCACCACGACGTTGCTGCGAACAAGCACGGTGCCAGTTCTGGTGCTGCGCTGAGGTAATTCAGACTGCAGCCACGTCGCAAGACCTGATTTTCCACTAA